Proteins encoded together in one Planctomyces sp. SH-PL14 window:
- a CDS encoding PSD1 and planctomycete cytochrome C domain-containing protein, translated as MKLRLILMCAIALGSPSFLSANEKGGELAGAADVAFFEAKIRPVLVEHCYRCHSAASGKAEGELRVDSRAALRKGGSRGPAVVAGDTKASWLLVAVAHSDPDLRMPPREDRLKDSVLADFKSWIDRGATDPRDVDPPVMAKPRPEFWAKRGMVDHPAPEVVRKHWPLTPIDRFILAKLEAERIAPSPDASPAVLLRRIYFDLTGLPPSTADLDRFTGRAAADGMDVALVVEVDALLATRQFGEHWGRHWLDVARFAESSGKEANISFPYAWRYRDYVIDSVTADVPYNRFLEEQVSGDLLPTGTNAERARLLIATGFLALGPKNLDEGNEAQFQADLVDEQIDTVTRAILANSIACARCHDHKFDPYSMEDYYGLAGIFGSTKTYFGTAVSPSNRNSGDPLRLPDIEGQTVLHASIPKAKVDELKTKLAALNKEEQEKQAAVLKAVAEGRDASGIFTLQDALRIFWSRGGIEGELERVSDDGTALPLAMGVLDRKEIKDSPVYDRGDVARPRELVPRSIPAALRIDGCEAISPDHSGRLEFARWLIHPENPLTARVFVNRVVRNLLGAGLVRSVDNFGSTGEPPTHPELLDHLAVQFVSEGWSLKKLVRSVVLSRTYRQASDFRSDCFEHDPENRLVWRIPKRRLPAEAIRDAMLCASGELDLSRPQGSLVGRVIGDRPISLIGLDRRLPRDLDGSVQRSVYLPVIRDRLPDVLELFDFAEPSLVTGEREKTNVPTQALYLMNSPFVSERSTAMARRLTRESTRPDEQVRMAFQICFARDPLPEESTRVMAFLDSQHSGPEEQKTPPKSLVMFCQALLSTAEFRYVD; from the coding sequence ATGAAACTGCGGCTGATTCTGATGTGCGCGATCGCCCTCGGATCGCCCTCCTTTCTGTCGGCGAACGAGAAGGGGGGCGAGTTGGCCGGCGCTGCCGACGTGGCGTTCTTCGAGGCGAAGATCCGCCCCGTCCTTGTCGAGCATTGCTACCGCTGTCACTCCGCCGCCTCGGGGAAGGCGGAGGGGGAACTGCGGGTCGACTCCCGGGCCGCCCTTCGGAAGGGGGGCTCAAGGGGGCCGGCCGTCGTCGCCGGCGACACGAAGGCGAGTTGGCTGCTCGTCGCGGTCGCTCACTCCGATCCCGATCTCCGGATGCCGCCGCGGGAAGATCGGCTCAAGGACTCGGTCCTCGCCGACTTCAAATCCTGGATCGACCGCGGCGCGACTGACCCGCGGGACGTCGATCCTCCGGTCATGGCAAAGCCGCGTCCGGAATTCTGGGCGAAACGAGGGATGGTCGATCATCCGGCTCCGGAAGTGGTCCGAAAGCATTGGCCGCTCACTCCCATTGATCGCTTCATCCTCGCCAAACTCGAGGCCGAGCGAATTGCCCCGTCGCCGGATGCCTCCCCGGCCGTGCTCCTCCGCAGAATCTATTTCGACCTGACCGGTCTTCCCCCCTCGACGGCTGACCTCGATCGGTTCACGGGGCGCGCGGCGGCGGACGGAATGGATGTCGCCTTGGTGGTGGAGGTCGACGCCCTCCTGGCCACGCGGCAGTTCGGCGAACACTGGGGGCGGCACTGGCTCGATGTCGCCCGCTTTGCCGAGTCGAGCGGGAAAGAGGCCAATATTTCCTTCCCATACGCCTGGCGATACCGTGACTACGTGATCGACAGCGTCACGGCCGACGTTCCCTACAATCGGTTCCTGGAGGAACAGGTCTCCGGGGACCTGCTGCCGACCGGGACCAATGCGGAACGGGCCCGGCTTCTGATTGCGACCGGCTTTCTCGCGCTGGGGCCAAAGAATCTCGACGAAGGGAACGAGGCCCAGTTTCAGGCGGACCTGGTCGATGAACAGATCGACACAGTTACCCGGGCCATCCTGGCGAACTCCATCGCCTGCGCCCGTTGTCACGATCACAAGTTCGACCCTTACTCGATGGAGGACTACTACGGCCTCGCGGGGATCTTCGGCAGCACGAAGACGTACTTCGGCACGGCGGTTTCCCCCTCCAACCGGAACAGCGGCGATCCGCTCCGGCTGCCGGACATCGAAGGACAGACGGTCCTGCATGCCTCGATCCCCAAAGCAAAAGTCGATGAGCTGAAGACGAAGCTCGCCGCCCTCAACAAGGAAGAGCAGGAGAAACAGGCCGCCGTGTTGAAAGCGGTCGCCGAAGGAAGGGATGCCAGCGGGATCTTCACTCTTCAGGACGCGCTCCGGATCTTCTGGTCTCGCGGCGGCATCGAAGGGGAACTGGAGCGGGTTTCCGACGACGGGACGGCATTGCCTCTGGCGATGGGGGTTCTCGATCGCAAGGAGATCAAGGATTCCCCCGTCTATGACCGCGGGGACGTGGCGCGGCCGCGCGAGCTGGTCCCTCGTAGTATTCCCGCCGCGCTCCGAATTGACGGGTGCGAAGCCATCTCCCCGGACCACAGCGGACGTCTCGAGTTCGCTCGATGGCTCATTCATCCCGAGAATCCGCTCACGGCCCGTGTCTTCGTCAATCGGGTCGTCCGGAACCTGCTGGGAGCGGGGCTCGTCAGGTCCGTCGACAACTTTGGCTCGACGGGTGAACCGCCGACGCACCCTGAGCTGCTGGATCACCTGGCGGTGCAGTTCGTCTCGGAAGGATGGTCACTGAAGAAGCTCGTGCGGAGTGTGGTCCTGTCGCGGACGTACCGGCAGGCCTCCGACTTTCGCAGCGACTGCTTTGAGCACGACCCGGAGAACCGACTTGTCTGGAGGATTCCGAAACGACGGCTGCCCGCCGAGGCGATTCGCGACGCAATGCTGTGCGCTTCGGGAGAACTCGACCTCTCGCGCCCTCAGGGGTCGCTGGTAGGACGAGTCATCGGAGATCGTCCGATCTCACTGATCGGGCTCGACCGGCGGTTGCCGCGGGATCTCGACGGTTCCGTTCAGCGGAGCGTGTACCTCCCTGTCATCCGGGATCGCCTGCCGGATGTCCTTGAGCTTTTCGATTTCGCCGAGCCGAGCCTGGTGACCGGGGAACGCGAGAAGACCAACGTGCCGACCCAGGCCCTGTACCTGATGAACAGTCCCTTCGTGAGCGAGCGATCGACCGCGATGGCCCGGCGTCTGACCCGGGAGTCGACTCGTCCGGATGAACAAGTCCGGATGGCGTTTCAGATCTGCTTCGCCCGCGACCCGCTGCCAGAAGAATCGACCCGCGTGATGGCCTTTCTGGATTCGCAGCATTCCGGTCCTGAGGAACAGAAGACACCGCCAAAGTCCCTGGTCATGTTCTGCCAGGCACTGCTCTCCACGGCCGAATTTCGCTACGTCGACTGA
- a CDS encoding DUF1501 domain-containing protein, producing the protein MTHNLDHTPALLSRRATLKSLASGFGYLAFAGLAQAEALRSPSAAGSQLARRTTHFPARAKQVIFLCMNGGPSHVDLFDYKPELNQRSGQPMKVDQKNGPRLLGSPFSFARHAESGLWISELFPHLSQHADELCVVRSMQTDLPNHSQAFLQMHTGSFQFVRPSLGAWTLYGLGTENANLPGFVTLNPPSDNGGARNYGSALLPSICQATRIGTNQIPGFYAALLKIDQEPGPPLKNIENSALSLAEQRSQLDMVRDLNAMKLARDQYHPEIEGAIESFELAFRMQGELPEVLDLRKETEATQEAYGLGAGKSTDRFGRQCLLARRMVESGVRFIELTSPVAWDHHFLLKDELSKSCLATDQPIAALLSDLKQRGLLSDTLIVWAGEFGRTPYVQGGAGRDHNNKGYSIWMAGGGVKGGLAYGETDEIGYEAVENPVHLHDWHATLLHLLGFDHTRLTFNYGGRDFRLTDVHGHVIHELVKG; encoded by the coding sequence ATGACTCACAACCTCGATCACACGCCCGCACTCCTGTCGCGGCGCGCGACGCTGAAGTCCCTGGCCTCGGGTTTCGGCTATCTCGCCTTCGCGGGCCTCGCGCAGGCCGAAGCCCTTCGCTCGCCCTCGGCCGCCGGCTCCCAGTTGGCGCGGCGGACGACTCACTTTCCGGCCCGCGCGAAGCAGGTCATCTTCCTCTGCATGAACGGCGGCCCGTCGCATGTCGACCTCTTCGACTACAAGCCCGAGCTGAACCAACGCTCCGGCCAGCCGATGAAGGTCGACCAGAAGAACGGTCCGCGGCTTCTCGGTTCCCCGTTTTCGTTTGCCCGGCACGCGGAATCGGGGCTTTGGATCTCCGAGCTCTTTCCGCACCTGTCGCAGCACGCCGACGAGCTGTGCGTGGTCCGCAGCATGCAGACAGATCTCCCGAATCACTCGCAGGCGTTCCTGCAGATGCACACGGGAAGCTTCCAGTTCGTCCGCCCGTCACTTGGAGCCTGGACGCTCTACGGGCTTGGGACGGAGAACGCCAATCTCCCGGGGTTCGTCACGCTCAACCCGCCGAGCGACAACGGGGGAGCCCGCAACTACGGCAGCGCGCTCCTGCCATCCATCTGCCAGGCGACCCGGATCGGCACGAACCAGATTCCCGGGTTCTACGCAGCCCTTCTGAAGATCGACCAGGAGCCGGGGCCGCCGCTGAAGAACATCGAGAATTCGGCCCTCTCACTGGCCGAGCAACGCAGTCAGCTCGATATGGTTCGCGATCTGAATGCCATGAAGCTCGCTCGCGACCAGTACCATCCTGAGATCGAGGGAGCGATCGAGTCGTTCGAGCTCGCTTTCCGGATGCAGGGTGAACTGCCGGAGGTGCTCGACCTGCGGAAGGAGACGGAGGCGACTCAGGAGGCGTATGGACTCGGAGCCGGCAAATCGACCGACCGTTTCGGCCGCCAGTGCCTGTTGGCGAGGCGGATGGTCGAATCGGGTGTAAGGTTCATTGAGCTGACGTCGCCAGTCGCCTGGGATCACCACTTCCTGCTCAAGGACGAACTTTCGAAGAGCTGCCTGGCGACCGATCAGCCCATCGCCGCCCTCCTCAGCGACCTGAAGCAGCGGGGCCTCTTAAGCGACACCCTGATCGTCTGGGCAGGCGAGTTCGGAAGAACTCCGTACGTGCAGGGGGGAGCCGGACGCGACCATAATAACAAGGGCTACTCTATTTGGATGGCAGGCGGCGGCGTGAAAGGGGGGCTCGCGTACGGGGAAACCGACGAAATCGGCTACGAGGCGGTCGAAAACCCGGTCCACCTCCACGATTGGCACGCCACACTGCTGCACCTGTTGGGGTTCGACCACACGCGGCTCACGTTCAACTACGGCGGCCGGGATTTTCGGCTCACGGACGTGCACGGACACGTGATCCACGAGTTGGTGAAGGGCTGA
- a CDS encoding heavy metal translocating P-type ATPase produces the protein MPAIAALALACLAVHLAARWLVAADPGHLVPARDAPLIAGLIAGGLPLVLLLARQALRGEFGSDLLAGLSITTAAIQGEYLAGLIVVLMLSGGETLESFAMRQASSVLRALAKRVPRTAHRKTTDGQSDIPLEEIQTGDELVVLPHEVCPVDGTVLDGRGSMDESYLTGEPYQMPKAPGALVLSGALNGTAALRIRADRLPVDSRYAKIMSVMRDAEQRRPSLRRLADQLGAWYTPLAVAIALAAWIASGDATRFLAVLVVATPCPLLIAIPVAILGGISLAARRGIIIRDPSVLERIDQCRVAIFDKTGTLTYGRPRLTECVLAPGSALAEGPVLRLAAALEQYSKHPLADAVLRGARERGLTIPEATEVREPPGHGLTGRVEGYDVEVTGRTKLLARRGVSPETLPAQAAGLECVLVIDGVFAAVLRFRDEPRRDSKPFLDHLPRHHFERVLLVSGDREIEARHLASVVGIREVYADQTPEQKLELVRKETARAQTLYMGDGINDAPALTAATVGIAFGQGDVTAEAAGAVLLESSLQRVDELLHIGHRMRTIAMQSALGGMGLSLVGMLLAASGHLAPVAGAISQEVIDVLAVLNALRVAHRPRNLDDLHRDQEISA, from the coding sequence ATGCCCGCCATCGCCGCCCTGGCTCTCGCCTGCCTCGCCGTTCACCTGGCGGCGCGATGGCTAGTGGCGGCGGATCCAGGCCACCTCGTCCCGGCGCGGGACGCCCCGCTGATCGCCGGCCTGATCGCTGGCGGACTCCCCCTCGTCCTCCTGCTCGCGCGACAGGCCCTGCGCGGCGAGTTCGGCTCCGACCTCCTGGCGGGACTCTCGATCACCACCGCCGCAATCCAGGGGGAATACCTTGCCGGCCTGATCGTCGTCCTGATGCTCTCCGGAGGCGAGACCCTCGAATCGTTCGCCATGCGGCAGGCCTCCTCGGTCCTGCGGGCCCTGGCCAAGCGGGTTCCGCGGACCGCCCATCGGAAAACAACCGACGGCCAGTCCGACATCCCACTGGAAGAGATCCAGACCGGCGACGAGCTCGTCGTTCTGCCGCACGAAGTCTGCCCGGTCGACGGAACGGTCCTCGACGGGCGGGGGAGCATGGACGAGTCCTATCTCACGGGCGAGCCCTACCAGATGCCGAAAGCGCCGGGCGCCCTCGTGCTCTCCGGCGCGCTCAACGGAACGGCGGCCCTCCGGATCCGGGCCGACCGACTCCCTGTTGACTCCCGCTACGCAAAGATCATGTCGGTCATGCGCGACGCCGAGCAGCGGCGGCCCAGTCTCCGGCGACTCGCTGACCAGCTCGGCGCCTGGTACACGCCCCTCGCGGTGGCGATCGCCCTCGCGGCCTGGATCGCCAGCGGGGATGCGACGCGGTTTCTCGCGGTGCTCGTCGTGGCGACCCCCTGCCCCCTGCTGATCGCCATTCCCGTCGCGATTCTCGGTGGAATCTCGCTCGCGGCCCGCCGCGGCATCATCATCCGGGACCCCTCGGTCCTGGAGCGGATCGACCAGTGCCGGGTTGCCATCTTCGACAAGACCGGAACGCTCACCTACGGCCGCCCGCGGCTGACGGAATGCGTCCTCGCGCCGGGAAGCGCTCTCGCGGAGGGGCCGGTCCTGCGACTCGCCGCGGCGCTGGAACAGTATTCGAAGCATCCTCTGGCCGACGCGGTCCTCCGCGGAGCCCGGGAGCGGGGACTGACTATCCCGGAGGCGACCGAGGTACGGGAACCCCCGGGCCACGGCCTGACCGGCCGGGTGGAGGGTTATGACGTCGAGGTCACGGGCCGGACGAAACTCCTGGCCCGCCGCGGCGTCTCCCCCGAAACGCTTCCGGCCCAAGCGGCGGGGCTGGAGTGCGTGCTGGTGATCGACGGCGTCTTCGCGGCGGTTCTGCGGTTTCGAGACGAGCCCCGCCGCGACAGCAAACCGTTCCTGGACCATCTTCCGCGGCACCACTTTGAACGGGTGCTGCTCGTCTCCGGCGACCGCGAGATCGAGGCCCGGCATCTGGCCTCCGTGGTCGGCATCCGCGAGGTCTACGCGGACCAGACTCCGGAGCAGAAGCTCGAGCTCGTCCGGAAGGAGACCGCGCGGGCCCAGACGCTCTACATGGGAGACGGCATCAACGACGCCCCGGCCCTCACGGCCGCGACGGTCGGGATCGCCTTCGGCCAAGGCGACGTTACGGCTGAGGCGGCGGGAGCGGTTCTTCTGGAAAGCTCCCTGCAACGAGTCGACGAGCTGCTCCACATCGGCCATCGGATGCGGACGATTGCGATGCAGAGCGCGCTGGGGGGAATGGGCCTCAGCCTGGTCGGCATGCTCCTCGCGGCGAGCGGCCATCTGGCCCCGGTCGCTGGTGCAATCAGCCAGGAAGTCATCGATGTCCTGGCTGTTCTGAATGCGCTTCGCGTGGCGCACCGGCCGCGAAATCTCGACGATCTCCATCGCGACCAAGAAATCAGTGCGTAG
- a CDS encoding sigma-54-dependent transcriptional regulator, protein MSDSAAPMNLLLVEDEDEFRQLAAQWLSKRGHTVREARNGQEALKELERRHFDVVVCDMNMPGISGLEVLERMKSSGSEAEVIILTGQATVENAVEAMKLGALDYLTKPFPLAELERRCRLADERSRLQRENRNLRTLIQREQRPLKIVGESPVMQTVFRLIERVGRSNKAVLIQGESGTGKELVARGLQAASPRADKPFVTINCAALPETLVESELFGHEKGAFTGALSAKTGLFEVADGGTLFIDEIGELPPALQPKLLRVLEDGSLRRLGSHQERKVDVRILAATNRNMEQEVQAGRFREDLYYRINVFSLVLPPLRERKGDIPLLVRSILGEGWDIDPDAMAAVESYRWPGNIRQLINALERAKILADTNVVEVDDLPGEVVSRTAASVAKSDSGKGGSGSNGAGVDAPLLSMDGRGIALGTVSAKVPAEDTLEAKEREHILEILRRERGNKAKAARILGIHRRKLYRLLDRLQIDSGEF, encoded by the coding sequence ATGTCCGACTCCGCAGCGCCGATGAACCTGCTTCTCGTCGAAGATGAGGACGAGTTCCGCCAGCTCGCCGCTCAATGGCTTTCGAAACGCGGGCACACCGTCCGCGAAGCCCGGAACGGCCAGGAGGCGCTCAAGGAGCTGGAACGCCGGCATTTCGATGTCGTCGTCTGCGACATGAACATGCCCGGGATCTCGGGACTGGAAGTCCTGGAGCGAATGAAGAGTTCCGGCTCTGAGGCGGAGGTCATCATCCTCACAGGGCAGGCGACGGTCGAGAACGCCGTCGAGGCGATGAAGCTGGGAGCGCTCGACTACCTCACGAAGCCGTTCCCCCTTGCGGAGCTGGAGCGGCGGTGCCGGCTGGCGGACGAACGGAGCCGGTTGCAGCGGGAGAACCGCAATCTCCGGACCCTCATCCAGCGGGAGCAGCGTCCGTTGAAGATCGTGGGGGAATCGCCCGTGATGCAGACGGTCTTCCGGCTGATCGAGCGGGTCGGTCGTTCCAACAAGGCGGTCCTGATTCAGGGAGAAAGCGGAACGGGCAAGGAGCTTGTCGCGCGGGGGCTCCAGGCCGCCAGCCCCCGGGCCGACAAGCCGTTCGTGACCATCAACTGCGCGGCCCTCCCGGAGACGCTGGTCGAGAGCGAGCTGTTCGGCCACGAGAAAGGGGCCTTCACCGGCGCCCTGTCGGCCAAGACAGGACTCTTCGAAGTCGCGGACGGGGGGACGCTCTTCATCGACGAGATCGGAGAGCTCCCGCCCGCCCTGCAGCCGAAGCTCCTCCGCGTGCTGGAAGACGGTTCGCTCCGGCGGCTCGGATCCCACCAGGAACGGAAGGTCGACGTGCGGATCCTGGCCGCGACCAACCGCAACATGGAGCAGGAAGTGCAGGCCGGACGCTTCCGCGAGGACCTGTACTACCGGATTAACGTCTTCTCGCTGGTCCTACCGCCGCTGCGGGAACGGAAGGGGGACATCCCGCTCTTGGTCCGGTCGATCCTGGGGGAGGGCTGGGACATCGACCCGGACGCGATGGCCGCGGTCGAGAGTTATCGCTGGCCGGGGAACATCCGGCAACTGATCAACGCCCTGGAGCGAGCCAAGATCCTGGCCGACACCAATGTCGTCGAAGTGGATGACCTGCCGGGGGAAGTCGTGTCCCGAACGGCCGCCTCCGTAGCCAAGAGCGACAGCGGGAAGGGCGGAAGCGGGTCAAACGGGGCGGGCGTCGACGCGCCCCTCCTCTCTATGGACGGGCGCGGGATCGCATTGGGAACGGTCTCCGCGAAGGTCCCGGCGGAGGACACGCTGGAGGCCAAGGAACGGGAGCACATCCTGGAGATCCTCCGGCGAGAGCGGGGGAACAAAGCCAAGGCGGCCCGGATCCTGGGGATCCATCGCCGCAAGCTCTACCGACTGCTCGATCGGCTGCAGATCGACTCCGGCGAGTTCTGA
- a CDS encoding c-type cytochrome, whose protein sequence is MNVRVVAAVGVLCSALGCQRDDAPSYSYSARTQALPVELRSALTTEMVEQAGTFETPRLIGAKEVSRERLLHGQAVYQDQCVQCHGVSGDGQGPAAIYLYPRPRDYRNGTFKFITTPYGAKPVRPDLLRTVRQGVRGTSMPSFTLLPVDDLEAVVDYVLALTHRGELEEQLLAMADSEEAIDKELVQDESLPAITNRWSEADEAVVAPLTRQPKFTMEHVARGKTAFLSKGCSKCHGEDGRGQTADNIGKDLWGFTTRAADLTSGMLHGGQEPIDVYRRIYSGINGTPMPGFGLSLQGEPDTIWDLVAYVKFVSSRRREGQTPEPGPIRPYVPAEPSAAQAASATAESPGG, encoded by the coding sequence GTGAACGTGAGAGTTGTCGCGGCCGTGGGAGTTCTCTGTTCAGCCCTGGGTTGTCAGCGGGATGACGCCCCGAGCTATTCCTACTCCGCCAGAACGCAGGCGCTCCCGGTCGAGCTTCGGAGTGCGTTGACCACCGAGATGGTCGAGCAGGCAGGGACGTTCGAGACTCCTCGGCTGATCGGGGCCAAAGAGGTCTCGCGGGAGCGGCTGCTCCACGGCCAGGCGGTCTATCAGGACCAGTGCGTCCAATGCCACGGCGTATCCGGCGACGGCCAAGGCCCCGCCGCCATCTACCTGTACCCCCGGCCGCGCGACTACCGGAACGGGACGTTCAAGTTCATCACGACTCCGTATGGAGCCAAGCCGGTCCGACCCGACCTGCTGCGGACCGTTCGCCAGGGAGTCCGCGGGACATCGATGCCGTCGTTCACCCTGCTGCCGGTCGACGACCTGGAGGCGGTCGTCGACTATGTCCTCGCGCTGACCCACCGCGGCGAGCTCGAGGAGCAGCTCCTGGCGATGGCGGACTCCGAGGAGGCGATCGACAAGGAGCTGGTTCAGGACGAGTCGCTCCCGGCGATCACGAATCGCTGGAGCGAAGCCGACGAGGCTGTGGTGGCTCCGCTGACCCGCCAGCCGAAGTTCACGATGGAGCATGTCGCCCGGGGGAAGACCGCCTTCCTGTCGAAGGGCTGTTCCAAATGCCACGGCGAGGACGGCCGCGGCCAGACCGCCGACAACATCGGCAAAGACCTGTGGGGATTCACCACCCGCGCGGCGGATCTGACTTCCGGGATGCTTCACGGCGGCCAGGAGCCGATCGACGTCTATCGCCGGATCTACTCTGGAATCAACGGCACTCCGATGCCCGGGTTCGGCCTCTCGCTGCAGGGGGAGCCGGACACGATCTGGGACCTCGTGGCTTACGTGAAGTTCGTCTCCAGCCGCCGACGCGAAGGCCAGACACCGGAGCCGGGGCCGATTCGGCCGTACGTCCCGGCCGAACCGTCCGCGGCACAAGCAGCCAGCGCCACCGCCGAGAGCCCGGGAGGCTGA
- a CDS encoding cbb3-type cytochrome c oxidase subunit I, with translation MEATASISIAATTTSAAGPSRASDLVEERLVLWYFIAALSYMLISMTAGVLMGLQLIRHNPLPHWEVFSPGRWRMVHTNAIAYGFLANGFLGMLHWVVPRLTRHPVFSRPLSYIIFAAWQFVVLATAVGLLFGEAQGLEWGETPVWIDPVAQLGLLLVAINFGDPILRVKGPMYVTLWYFLSALVWTFLTYAMGNFVPQYCVTGSAAGAVGGLFIHDLVGLFVTPLGWGMMYYFVPILLQRPMWSHGMSLVGFWGLAFFYPLQGIHHFLYTPIPMFLQYGAVLSTIALEFVVLTVIINFVGTLRGTGMECLRNLPLRYFYTGILFYFLTCLQCALQVTMTFQALVHFTDWVVGHAHMVMFGVFSLWQLGMMTYLVPKILRTGWYREDWCHWHYWGSAGGLVVMAGDLILGGLFQGWSWAALQPWENSLQVSIPFWSVRLVAGLVMFWAQIVFVLNLYRTWQRSPVRDSLFRIDLSRADLVPAVTVES, from the coding sequence ATGGAAGCGACCGCTTCGATTTCGATCGCCGCCACCACCACATCCGCTGCCGGTCCCTCGCGCGCGTCCGACCTCGTCGAAGAGCGGCTGGTGCTGTGGTACTTCATCGCCGCGCTCAGCTACATGCTGATCTCGATGACCGCCGGCGTCCTGATGGGGCTGCAGCTCATCCGGCACAACCCGCTCCCGCACTGGGAAGTCTTTTCGCCGGGACGGTGGCGGATGGTCCACACCAACGCCATCGCCTACGGGTTCCTCGCCAACGGCTTCCTGGGGATGCTGCACTGGGTTGTCCCACGGCTTACCCGGCACCCCGTCTTCAGCCGGCCTCTCTCCTACATCATCTTCGCCGCCTGGCAGTTCGTCGTCCTGGCGACGGCGGTCGGCCTCCTGTTCGGCGAAGCACAGGGACTCGAATGGGGGGAGACGCCGGTCTGGATCGATCCCGTCGCCCAGTTGGGCCTGTTGCTCGTGGCGATCAACTTCGGCGATCCGATCCTTCGGGTCAAAGGGCCGATGTACGTCACGCTGTGGTATTTCCTCTCCGCCCTCGTCTGGACGTTCCTGACCTACGCGATGGGGAACTTCGTTCCGCAGTACTGCGTGACCGGCTCGGCGGCCGGGGCAGTCGGGGGGCTGTTCATCCATGACCTCGTCGGCCTGTTCGTCACGCCGCTGGGCTGGGGGATGATGTACTACTTCGTCCCGATCCTCCTTCAGCGGCCGATGTGGAGCCACGGGATGTCGCTCGTCGGGTTCTGGGGGCTGGCCTTCTTCTACCCGCTCCAGGGGATCCACCACTTCCTCTACACGCCGATCCCCATGTTCCTGCAGTACGGGGCAGTCCTCTCGACCATTGCCCTCGAGTTCGTGGTCCTGACGGTCATCATCAACTTCGTCGGGACGCTGCGGGGGACCGGCATGGAGTGCCTGCGGAACCTGCCGCTGCGGTACTTCTACACCGGGATCCTGTTCTACTTCCTGACCTGCCTGCAGTGCGCGCTCCAGGTCACCATGACGTTCCAGGCCCTGGTTCACTTCACCGACTGGGTCGTGGGACACGCTCACATGGTCATGTTCGGGGTCTTCAGCCTGTGGCAGCTGGGGATGATGACCTACCTCGTCCCGAAGATTCTCCGGACCGGTTGGTATCGCGAGGACTGGTGCCACTGGCACTACTGGGGCTCTGCCGGCGGACTGGTCGTCATGGCGGGAGACTTGATCCTGGGGGGGCTGTTTCAGGGGTGGTCCTGGGCGGCGCTACAGCCCTGGGAGAACTCGCTTCAGGTTTCGATCCCGTTCTGGTCGGTCCGCCTCGTCGCCGGGTTGGTGATGTTCTGGGCCCAGATCGTGTTTGTCCTGAACCTGTACCGCACCTGGCAGCGCTCGCCCGTTCGCGACTCGCTCTTCCGGATTGACCTGTCCCGCGCTGATCTGGTGCCGGCTGTCACCGTGGAAAGCTGA
- a CDS encoding cbb3-type cytochrome c oxidase subunit II: MFESKSGIFLVAGIGFFALAFLSNAAVPALMYRHLPEKSVRQVVNANVRYQFEDLAQRYPEPFQAAFGTPPANPSEAAVWYDDKCAEALEIGRKVYVGEGCWHCHSQFVRPVSNEDRRWGPVSKSWEYQNELQRPVMFGTRRVGPDLSREGGRRSNDWQAVHLFQPTMLSPTSPMPEYRWLFDGDPSRPNKRGLATLTYLQWLGSWLESYPYYEDYRPTVIQKPEAPTETPNE, translated from the coding sequence ATGTTCGAAAGCAAGTCCGGAATCTTCCTCGTCGCCGGGATCGGCTTCTTCGCCCTCGCGTTCCTTTCGAACGCCGCCGTCCCCGCCCTCATGTACCGCCACCTCCCCGAGAAATCGGTCCGGCAGGTCGTCAACGCGAACGTCCGATACCAGTTCGAAGACCTCGCCCAACGATACCCCGAACCCTTCCAGGCCGCCTTCGGTACGCCCCCCGCCAACCCCTCCGAGGCCGCCGTCTGGTATGACGACAAGTGCGCCGAAGCCCTCGAAATCGGCCGCAAGGTGTACGTCGGCGAAGGATGCTGGCACTGCCACAGCCAGTTCGTCCGGCCGGTTTCGAACGAGGATCGCCGCTGGGGCCCGGTCTCGAAGTCCTGGGAATACCAGAACGAACTGCAGCGCCCCGTGATGTTCGGCACCCGCCGCGTCGGCCCCGACCTCAGCCGCGAAGGAGGCCGCCGCTCAAACGACTGGCAGGCAGTCCACCTGTTCCAGCCGACCATGCTCTCCCCGACCTCCCCCATGCCCGAATACCGCTGGCTCTTTGACGGCGATCCATCCCGTCCCAACAAGCGGGGACTGGCAACCCTCACCTACCTGCAATGGCTCGGCTCCTGGCTCGAGAGCTACCCCTACTACGAGGACTACCGGCCGACCGTGATCCAGAAGCCGGAAGCCCCCACGGAGACTCCCAATGAGTAA